CGTATTCCCTTTCATCAAGGCAGAGGAGCTTCTCTCCCTTTTTCCCCTGCCTTACAAAAATCCCTCCTTCTAGCTTATCGTAATCAAAAGAGTGCATTGGGTGGCCAAGCTCAAGAAGAACATAATTTGTAATATCAACGATATTGTTTATTGGACGAATTCCACAATTTATAAGACGCTCCTTTAGCCAGGGAGGCGATTCACAAACCTTGATATTGCTAATTATCCTTCCTGTATACCTTGGGCAAAGCAAGGGTTCTTCAATGGTTATCTCTGGGATAAGAGCAAGGTTTTCTTCTAAAACAGGAATCTCTAAAGGTATTAAAGGTCTTTTTGTAAATGCAGAAATATCCCTTGCCAAACCAATGATTGACAAAGCATCATGCCTACTTACAGGAATCTCAAGGTCAATTATTGTGTCATCCTTAACCCCTTCTACACTTGCTACCTCAAAACCAAGGTTTATAAGAATATCTGCCAATTCCTCTAAACCCGGAACATCTGTAAAGCAAGAAAGCCAATTATAGGATACCTTCATTTTTTATATCGGTCCAGGGCTCTTCAAATCTATTAAGAATTTCATCCATCTCAAGGGCTCTGGAGAATTCCTTAAGCCAATTTCGGATATAATCTACATCAAGCCTCTTTCCTTGACGAATGATTATACCCTCTATATCAGCCAAATCTTGGGCCCTTCCAGCTACTGCCTTATGAATAATAAGATCCTCTGCACTACATATTCTAACAAAACCTTTATTTAAAGGGCAATCTATTGCCCTTTTTATTGCTTCTTCTTCATATCCAGGAATACCAAGTGAAATATCTATTTCTATTTCATCTCTGCTCCAAACCAGGCATACGCGATTTTTGATGGCAAAATCTAATGCATCGGAAATCCTTCCTGAAAAATGGGATAATATCTTCTCTATAACCCTTTTTTCTTCCCCAAAGTTAACCAGAATACAAATATCTATATCCTTTGTAAATCTTGGCTCACCCCAATTTTGAAGGGCAATACCACCAATGATTACATAGGGTATATCCTCCTTTGTAAAGAA
The genomic region above belongs to bacterium and contains:
- a CDS encoding nucleotidyl transferase AbiEii/AbiGii toxin family protein gives rise to the protein MEDRQFNALLEIHNFFTKEDIPYVIIGGIALQNWGEPRFTKDIDICILVNFGEEKRVIEKILSHFSGRISDALDFAIKNRVCLVWSRDEIEIDISLGIPGYEEEAIKRAIDCPLNKGFVRICSAEDLIIHKAVAGRAQDLADIEGIIIRQGKRLDVDYIRNWLKEFSRALEMDEILNRFEEPWTDIKNEGIL